In Pelmatolapia mariae isolate MD_Pm_ZW linkage group LG2, Pm_UMD_F_2, whole genome shotgun sequence, one DNA window encodes the following:
- the plp1a gene encoding proteolipid protein 1a isoform X1 has product MGCYECCMRCLGGVPYCSLVATLLCFSGIALFCGCGHQALTETERLIETYFARNLQDYITLAYIIQYFQYVIYGLASFFFLYCIVLLAEGFYTTSAARQTFGEFRSTMCGRCLSSSFIVMTYVLAVLWLLVFAFSALPVYFFYNMDATCHTIDILTETPASINQLCVDARQYGLLPWNAVPGKACGMTLSSVCKTREYRMTYNLYIAAFAGAGITLLALLTYTVSTTYNFAVLRYLGRKGIGARC; this is encoded by the exons GTTGCTATGAGTGCTGTATGCGGTGTTTGGGTGGGGTGCCGTACTGCTCCCTTGTTGCCACACTTCTCTGCTTCTCTGGTATTGCCCTCTTCTGTGGTTGTGGGCACCAGGCACTCACAGAGACGGAGAGGCTCATCGAGACATACTTTGCACGTAACCTTCAAGACTACATAACCCTAGCCTACAT CATTCAATATTTCCAGTATGTCATCTATGGTTTGGcctcctttttcttcctctaCTGCATTGTGCTTTTGGCCGAGGGCTTCTACACTACGAGCGCTGCAAGGCAAACCTTTGGAGAGTTCAGGAGCACCATGTGCGGCCGCTGCCTCAGCTCCTCG TTTATAGTGATGACGTATGTGCTCGCTGTGCTGTGGCTGCTGGTGTTTGCCTTCTCGGCATTGCCAGTCTACTTCTTCTACAACATGGACGCTACCTGCCACACTATTGATATTCTGACTGAGACCCCAGCAAGTATCAACCAGCTTTGTGTTGATGCAAGACAGTACG GACTCTTGCCATGGAATGCAGTACCAGGGAAAGCTTGTGGTATGACCCTGTCCAGTGTCTGCAAGACAAGAGAA TACCGCATGACCTACAACCTCTACATTGCTGCCTTTGCCGGCGCTGGCATCACGCTCCTGGCTCTG CTAACCTATACTGTGTCAACCACCTATAACTTTGCCGTTCTGCGGTATCTGGGGAGAAAGGGCATAGGTGCACGGTGTTAG
- the plp1a gene encoding proteolipid protein 1a isoform X2 yields MGCYECCMRCLGGVPYCSLVATLLCFSGIALFCGCGHQALTETERLIETYFARNLQDYITLAYIIQYFQYVIYGLASFFFLYCIVLLAEGFYTTSAARQTFGEFRSTMCGRCLSSSFIVMTYVLAVLWLLVFAFSALPVYFFYNMDATCHTIDILTETPASINQLCVDARQYGLLPWNAVPGKACGMTLSSVCKTREYRMTYNLYIAAFAGAGITLLALVHCSLHLAVYQVYLKMLRHRAKNEERGCDLYRRLQRDRGGILRSPYSENNLSDTL; encoded by the exons GTTGCTATGAGTGCTGTATGCGGTGTTTGGGTGGGGTGCCGTACTGCTCCCTTGTTGCCACACTTCTCTGCTTCTCTGGTATTGCCCTCTTCTGTGGTTGTGGGCACCAGGCACTCACAGAGACGGAGAGGCTCATCGAGACATACTTTGCACGTAACCTTCAAGACTACATAACCCTAGCCTACAT CATTCAATATTTCCAGTATGTCATCTATGGTTTGGcctcctttttcttcctctaCTGCATTGTGCTTTTGGCCGAGGGCTTCTACACTACGAGCGCTGCAAGGCAAACCTTTGGAGAGTTCAGGAGCACCATGTGCGGCCGCTGCCTCAGCTCCTCG TTTATAGTGATGACGTATGTGCTCGCTGTGCTGTGGCTGCTGGTGTTTGCCTTCTCGGCATTGCCAGTCTACTTCTTCTACAACATGGACGCTACCTGCCACACTATTGATATTCTGACTGAGACCCCAGCAAGTATCAACCAGCTTTGTGTTGATGCAAGACAGTACG GACTCTTGCCATGGAATGCAGTACCAGGGAAAGCTTGTGGTATGACCCTGTCCAGTGTCTGCAAGACAAGAGAA TACCGCATGACCTACAACCTCTACATTGCTGCCTTTGCCGGCGCTGGCATCACGCTCCTGGCTCTG GTGCACTGTTCCCTTCACTTGGCTGTGTACCAGGTCTACCTGAAGATGCTACGACACAGGGCAAAAAACGAGGAGAGAGGCTGTGACCTGTATAGGAGACTGCAGAGGGACAGAGGAGGGATACTGCGCTCTCCGTACTCTGAGAACAACCTGTCTGACACCTTGTGA
- the rab9b gene encoding ras-related protein Rab-9B — protein MMSGKNLLLKVILLGDGGVGKSSLMNRYVTDRFDSQSFHTIGVEFLNRDLEVDGRLVTLQIWDTAGQERFKSLRTPFYRGADCCLLTFAVNNLQSFQNLGSWKKEFMYYSDVKDPERFPFVVLGNKIDMEQREVGEDEARAWCEENGCCPYFETSAKDDTNVTAAFEAAVREVLAAEDQIDHALLSSTIDLHGNRKTSRRSCC, from the coding sequence ATGATGAGTGGGAAGAACCTGCTGCTCAAAGTAATCCTACTGGGAGATGGTGGAGTGGGCAAGTCCTCCTTGATGAACCGCTACGTCACAGACCGGTTTGACTCCCAGTCTTTCCACACCATCGGCGTGGAGTTCCTTAATCGGGACTTGGAAGTGGATGGACGCCTTGTCACTCTTCAGATATGGGACACAGCCGGTCAGGAGCGTTTCAAGTCACTACGTACACCTTTCTACCGAGGCGCCGACTGCTGCCTGCTCACATTTGCCGTGAACAACCTGCAGAGCTTTCAGAACCTGGGCAGCTGGAAGAAGGAGTTCATGTACTACTCTGACGTCAAAGACCCCGAGCGGTTCCCTTTTGTGGTACTGGGCAACAAGATAGACATGGAGCAGAGGGAGGTCGGGGAGGATGAAGCGCGGGCCTGGTGCGAAGAGAACGGCTGCTGCCCTTACTTTGAGACCAGTGCTAAAGATGACACTAATGTCACCGCTGCGTTTGAGGCAGCTGTCAGGGAGGTTCTGGCTGCTGAGGACCAGATTGATCACGCGCTCTTGAGTAGTACTATTGATCTCCATGGAAACCGCAAAACCTCCCGAAGATCTTGCTGCTGA
- the fut11 gene encoding alpha-(1,3)-fucosyltransferase 11 isoform X1, whose amino-acid sequence MMMAGRSRLLPFACLGFFGVLCWVWVSFASFPDDQVLPLEALDALDRGAFQPQSALSEMEFASVVSYRGPGNRDRRSNKELPILLWWSGGLFPHFPGDTERIDCATSSCLVTSNRKVQLYKRTTSIIFYGTDFRAYEAPLPRLRHQTWALFHEESPMNNYVLSHGPGIRLFNYTATFRRESDYPLTLQWLPSLEYLLEPVAVSLEEKNRLRREGLAPVLYMQSHCDVPSDRDRYVKELMKYIKIDSYGKCLNNKPLPEYLEDTATATGEEPKFMNFVARYKFHLALENGLCPDYMTEKLWRPLHQGCIPIYRGASAVADWMPNDRSVIIIDDFPSPKALADFLIHLDENDDEYAKYLEFKNPSRITNTRLLESLKTREWGVNDMSKPNYLNGFECYVCDQENARLAAERAHKKAPKTNQPPRPKMANNSHMGCSLPSPGYGDVKDLPSDDGWLQIWPQDYWQSLDQAEGLESLIRHNESDPSLLWKHIQSIAVSRARGKH is encoded by the exons ATGATG ATGGCGGGTAGGAGCAGGCTTCTGCCCTTTGCTTGTCTGGGGTTTTTCGGGGTCCTGTGCTGGGTCTGGGTCTCCTTTGCCTCTTTTCCAGATGACCAGGTGCTTCCCCTGGAGGCCTTGGATGCACTTGACCGAGGAGCCTTTCAGCCTCAGAGTGCTCTCTCAGAGATGGAGTTTGCCTCCGTGGTTTCATACAGAGGACCAGGGAACCGCGACCGTCGCAGTAACAAGGAGCTGCCCATTCTCCTCTGGTGGAGCGGTGGGCTGTTCCCACATTTTCCAGGCGACACTGAGCGCATTGACTGTGCCACGTCCTCCTGTCTGGTCACAAGCAATCGTAAG GTGCAGCTGTACAAACGGACAACATCCATCATCTTTTATGGGACAGACTTCCGGGCATATGAGGCGCCTCTCCCTCGTCTCCGCCACCAAACCTGGGCACTGTTCCACGAAGAGTCACCTATGAATAACTATGTCCTCTCTCATGGACCGGGAATCCGGCTGTTCAATTACACCGCTACGTTTCGCAGGGAGTCAGACTACCCCTTGACCCTTCAGTGGCTTCCTTCTCTGGAGTACTTGCTGGAGCCTGTAGCTGTGTCCTTGGAAGAGAAGAACCGCCTGAGGAGGGAGGGTCTGGCTCCAGTGCTCTACATGCAGTCTCACTGTGATGTACCGTCAGACAGAGACAGATATGTAAAGGAGCTCATGAAGTACATAAAG ATCGATTCTTATGGGAAATGCTTGAACAACAAACCCCTACCAGAATATCTGGAGGACACGGCCACTGCTACCGGTGAAGAACCAAAATTCATGAATTTTGTGGCGCGCTACAAGTTCCACCTGGCTCTGGAGAATGGCCTGTGTCCAGATTACATGACTGAGAAGCTGTGGCGGCCTCTCCACCAGGGGTGCATTCCCATTTATCGAGGTGCCTCCGCGGTGGCGGACTGGATGCCCAACGACCGCTCGGTGATCATCATAGATGACTTCCCCTCACCCAAAGCTCTTGCCGACTTCCTCATACATCTGGACGAGAATGATGATGAATATGCTAAATATTTAGAGTTCAAGAACCCCAGCCGCATCACTAATACTCGTTTGCTAGAGTCACTGAAGACCCGCGAGTGGGGGGTGAATGACATGAGTAAACCCAACTACCTGAATGGATTTGAATGTTACGTATGTGACCAGGAGAATGCTCGATTAGCTGCAGAGCGAGCACATAAAAAGGCCCCTAAGACGAATCAACCACCTCGGCCTAAAATGGCTAATAACTCTCACATGGGTTGCTCGCTCCCCAGTCCGGGATATGGAGACGTCAAAGACTTACCTTCAGATGATGG ATGGTTGCAAATATGGCCTCAGGATTACTGGCAGAGCCTCGACCAAGCAGAGGGGCTGGAGTCTCTGATAAGACACAACGAGTCAGACCCTTCTCTGCTGTGGAAGCACATCCAAAGCATTGCTGTGAGCAGAGCCAGAGGAAAACACTGA
- the fut11 gene encoding alpha-(1,3)-fucosyltransferase 11 isoform X2 — protein MAGRSRLLPFACLGFFGVLCWVWVSFASFPDDQVLPLEALDALDRGAFQPQSALSEMEFASVVSYRGPGNRDRRSNKELPILLWWSGGLFPHFPGDTERIDCATSSCLVTSNRKVQLYKRTTSIIFYGTDFRAYEAPLPRLRHQTWALFHEESPMNNYVLSHGPGIRLFNYTATFRRESDYPLTLQWLPSLEYLLEPVAVSLEEKNRLRREGLAPVLYMQSHCDVPSDRDRYVKELMKYIKIDSYGKCLNNKPLPEYLEDTATATGEEPKFMNFVARYKFHLALENGLCPDYMTEKLWRPLHQGCIPIYRGASAVADWMPNDRSVIIIDDFPSPKALADFLIHLDENDDEYAKYLEFKNPSRITNTRLLESLKTREWGVNDMSKPNYLNGFECYVCDQENARLAAERAHKKAPKTNQPPRPKMANNSHMGCSLPSPGYGDVKDLPSDDGWLQIWPQDYWQSLDQAEGLESLIRHNESDPSLLWKHIQSIAVSRARGKH, from the exons ATGGCGGGTAGGAGCAGGCTTCTGCCCTTTGCTTGTCTGGGGTTTTTCGGGGTCCTGTGCTGGGTCTGGGTCTCCTTTGCCTCTTTTCCAGATGACCAGGTGCTTCCCCTGGAGGCCTTGGATGCACTTGACCGAGGAGCCTTTCAGCCTCAGAGTGCTCTCTCAGAGATGGAGTTTGCCTCCGTGGTTTCATACAGAGGACCAGGGAACCGCGACCGTCGCAGTAACAAGGAGCTGCCCATTCTCCTCTGGTGGAGCGGTGGGCTGTTCCCACATTTTCCAGGCGACACTGAGCGCATTGACTGTGCCACGTCCTCCTGTCTGGTCACAAGCAATCGTAAG GTGCAGCTGTACAAACGGACAACATCCATCATCTTTTATGGGACAGACTTCCGGGCATATGAGGCGCCTCTCCCTCGTCTCCGCCACCAAACCTGGGCACTGTTCCACGAAGAGTCACCTATGAATAACTATGTCCTCTCTCATGGACCGGGAATCCGGCTGTTCAATTACACCGCTACGTTTCGCAGGGAGTCAGACTACCCCTTGACCCTTCAGTGGCTTCCTTCTCTGGAGTACTTGCTGGAGCCTGTAGCTGTGTCCTTGGAAGAGAAGAACCGCCTGAGGAGGGAGGGTCTGGCTCCAGTGCTCTACATGCAGTCTCACTGTGATGTACCGTCAGACAGAGACAGATATGTAAAGGAGCTCATGAAGTACATAAAG ATCGATTCTTATGGGAAATGCTTGAACAACAAACCCCTACCAGAATATCTGGAGGACACGGCCACTGCTACCGGTGAAGAACCAAAATTCATGAATTTTGTGGCGCGCTACAAGTTCCACCTGGCTCTGGAGAATGGCCTGTGTCCAGATTACATGACTGAGAAGCTGTGGCGGCCTCTCCACCAGGGGTGCATTCCCATTTATCGAGGTGCCTCCGCGGTGGCGGACTGGATGCCCAACGACCGCTCGGTGATCATCATAGATGACTTCCCCTCACCCAAAGCTCTTGCCGACTTCCTCATACATCTGGACGAGAATGATGATGAATATGCTAAATATTTAGAGTTCAAGAACCCCAGCCGCATCACTAATACTCGTTTGCTAGAGTCACTGAAGACCCGCGAGTGGGGGGTGAATGACATGAGTAAACCCAACTACCTGAATGGATTTGAATGTTACGTATGTGACCAGGAGAATGCTCGATTAGCTGCAGAGCGAGCACATAAAAAGGCCCCTAAGACGAATCAACCACCTCGGCCTAAAATGGCTAATAACTCTCACATGGGTTGCTCGCTCCCCAGTCCGGGATATGGAGACGTCAAAGACTTACCTTCAGATGATGG ATGGTTGCAAATATGGCCTCAGGATTACTGGCAGAGCCTCGACCAAGCAGAGGGGCTGGAGTCTCTGATAAGACACAACGAGTCAGACCCTTCTCTGCTGTGGAAGCACATCCAAAGCATTGCTGTGAGCAGAGCCAGAGGAAAACACTGA